Proteins from a single region of Abyssalbus ytuae:
- a CDS encoding M23 family metallopeptidase, whose product MNRVLPVLLVLISIRSTFAQDLSEEKKSVPLNLIPVFPPLQESDFIEVSSIYGYRIHPIKNKKKFHHGIDLIVNKGKPVFATAPGIVKKSLYEKGYGNKIVIAHPGNFKTLYAHLWIKMVKKDEKVLRGQLIGFAGDTGEVTGTHLHYEIWYRDRTINPVIIWKTFVKNHKKA is encoded by the coding sequence ATGAATAGGGTTTTACCTGTATTATTAGTGTTAATTTCTATAAGAAGCACTTTTGCACAGGATTTATCCGAAGAAAAAAAATCAGTCCCCCTAAATCTTATTCCTGTTTTTCCCCCTTTGCAAGAGTCTGACTTTATTGAAGTGTCTTCAATATACGGTTACAGGATTCATCCTATTAAAAATAAAAAGAAGTTTCATCATGGAATTGATTTGATTGTAAATAAAGGAAAACCTGTTTTTGCAACCGCCCCAGGAATTGTTAAAAAATCACTCTACGAAAAAGGCTATGGAAACAAGATTGTAATCGCTCATCCCGGAAATTTTAAAACATTGTATGCTCATTTATGGATTAAGATGGTAAAAAAAGACGAAAAAGTTTTACGCGGACAATTAATTGGTTTTGCAGGTGACACCGGAGAGGTTACAGGCACTCACCTTCACTATGAAATATGGTACAGGGACAGAACAATAAATCCTGTCATTATTTGGAAAACATTTGTAAAAAATCATAAAAAAGCCTGA
- a CDS encoding leucine-rich repeat domain-containing protein, with amino-acid sequence MKNLFKFLTFIFLVFAGCSKDIDAELPYANTGKILAFSFQAKDNFALNDNIVATIDEETKNITATVPFGTERTSLLPLVEVSQGVTYSPAGAVDFTNPVTYTLITVSKKVINYKVSVKEADSNASDAKKIIGFVFRAADNNEALEEDVTAEIEEENKIITATVPFGTELASLLPEVEVSEKATVSPTGAQDFTNEVDYVVTAENGTTATYKVSVKEADPGTGKQILSFVFKATDNAVLNGEDVAAKIDQDNHTIIADILASIDATALTPSIEVSEGATVSSSGPQECSNEVIYTVTAQDATQATYTFTFNFTATTQKEVLMAIYKSNPCNTLGWDFNEDISDWTGVTVDDSEDNIIGLSLPSRKLTNLPAGIGQLTSLEDLILGNNQLTELPAEIGQLTLLEILYIGENELTGLPAEIGQLESLKELDLSGNQLTGLPEEIGQLASLEYLNLNKNQLTGLPAEIDQLTLLEILELKENLLTGLPTEIGQLESLKELLLSGNQLTSIPEQIGNLTDLTHLGLYDNKLEGVPVQIGNLINLTHLDLGKNLLTSIPAEIGNLESLEILYLDDNDQLTSIPQEVCDLEEDQETTINKDDGAICEGSEDD; translated from the coding sequence ATGAAGAATTTATTTAAATTTTTAACATTTATTTTTTTGGTTTTTGCAGGCTGCAGTAAGGATATTGATGCAGAGTTACCTTATGCCAATACCGGAAAGATCCTTGCTTTTTCTTTTCAGGCAAAAGATAATTTTGCCTTAAATGACAATATAGTAGCAACCATAGACGAAGAAACAAAGAATATTACTGCTACCGTGCCTTTCGGAACGGAGCGGACTTCTTTACTGCCTTTGGTGGAAGTATCCCAGGGAGTGACATATTCTCCGGCAGGAGCGGTAGATTTTACAAATCCTGTTACTTATACTTTAATTACGGTAAGTAAGAAAGTTATTAATTATAAAGTATCGGTAAAAGAAGCAGATTCTAATGCCAGTGATGCCAAAAAAATTATAGGCTTTGTGTTCAGGGCTGCAGATAATAATGAGGCTCTGGAGGAAGATGTTACAGCAGAAATAGAGGAAGAAAATAAAATTATTACAGCTACGGTTCCTTTTGGCACTGAACTGGCCTCTTTATTGCCTGAGGTAGAAGTCTCCGAAAAAGCTACCGTATCACCCACAGGCGCACAGGACTTTACCAATGAAGTTGATTATGTGGTAACTGCCGAAAACGGTACTACAGCAACCTATAAGGTATCGGTTAAGGAAGCAGACCCCGGTACGGGCAAACAAATACTCAGTTTTGTTTTTAAGGCAACAGACAATGCAGTTTTGAACGGCGAAGACGTAGCAGCAAAAATAGACCAAGACAACCATACCATTATTGCCGATATCCTTGCCAGTATAGATGCAACCGCTTTAACCCCCTCCATTGAAGTTTCCGAAGGGGCTACCGTATCATCTTCCGGCCCGCAGGAATGTTCCAATGAGGTTATTTATACTGTTACCGCACAGGATGCAACCCAGGCAACCTATACATTTACATTTAATTTTACCGCCACCACCCAAAAGGAAGTATTAATGGCCATATATAAGAGCAACCCCTGCAATACCCTTGGCTGGGACTTTAATGAGGATATTAGTGATTGGACCGGGGTAACGGTAGATGACAGTGAAGACAATATTATCGGGTTAAGCTTACCTTCCAGGAAATTGACAAATCTCCCTGCAGGGATTGGCCAACTCACCAGCCTGGAAGACTTAATTTTAGGAAATAACCAGCTAACGGAGCTTCCTGCTGAGATTGGCCAGCTTACTCTTCTGGAAATCTTATATATAGGTGAGAACGAACTAACCGGACTCCCTGCTGAGATTGGCCAGCTTGAAAGTTTAAAAGAATTAGATTTATCCGGCAATCAACTAACCGGGCTCCCGGAAGAAATAGGCCAGCTTGCCAGCCTGGAATACTTAAATTTAAATAAGAACCAACTAACCGGGCTTCCCGCAGAAATTGACCAGCTTACTCTTCTGGAAATATTGGAATTAAAAGAAAACTTACTAACGGGCCTTCCCACAGAGATTGGACAGCTTGAAAGTTTGAAAGAGTTACTTTTATCAGGTAACCAATTGACCAGTATCCCTGAACAGATTGGCAATCTCACTGATTTGACACATTTAGGTTTATATGACAACAAACTGGAAGGGGTCCCTGTACAGATTGGTAACCTTATTAATTTGACACACCTGGACTTAGGGAAAAACCTACTAACTTCCATTCCTGCAGAGATTGGTAATCTGGAAAGTTTGGAAATATTGTATTTAGATGACAATGACCAGTTAACAAGTATCCCCCAAGAGGTATGTGATTTGGAAGAAGATCAAGAGACAACGATTAATAAAGATGATGGTGCTATTTGTGAAGGGAGCGAAGATGATTAG
- a CDS encoding PH domain-containing protein has product MEEKTIWKGSPSQWSNLMFYLSCTFLIAAFGLGLLLALWKYLDTQLHIYHITNQRIIEHRGILSKVSKEIELYRVKDIQHREPLFLRIFGLSNILLIAADHDSPVLVLKGLENGAELKEEIRMAVDIRRDIKKVREIDFN; this is encoded by the coding sequence ATGGAAGAGAAAACAATATGGAAGGGCTCCCCTTCTCAGTGGTCTAACTTAATGTTTTACTTATCATGTACTTTTCTGATAGCAGCTTTCGGGCTCGGGCTATTATTAGCCTTATGGAAATATCTGGACACTCAATTGCATATTTACCACATAACAAACCAACGTATTATTGAACACCGTGGCATACTGTCAAAAGTATCTAAAGAGATAGAATTATACAGGGTAAAAGATATTCAACACCGGGAACCTTTGTTTCTTAGAATTTTCGGACTTTCCAATATTTTATTAATTGCAGCAGATCATGATAGTCCTGTTTTGGTTTTAAAAGGATTGGAAAACGGCGCAGAACTTAAAGAAGAAATAAGAATGGCTGTTGATATAAGAAGGGATATTAAAAAAGTAAGGGAAATAGATTTCAATTAA
- a CDS encoding DUF4138 domain-containing protein, giving the protein MNYKITILLSFLLSCYTTNSQTNLAPLHNQDTLYVSDIKTTHLLFEENIKYVDIGSPYFVADTLQQMIRLKHVGEELEDVKSQLSNLTVITKKGRFYSIYLGYDRFATPVSYEVKKSPQIVPAFKEQEEKEIKKEENMAALCSLIAKFQSNVHIANRWGEDLEIDATGIFYVDEKIGIRIHLKNYSNIDFDIDHILFRTKLHKRFSADYLYQERVIEPINICTDTFEIAGDGSLTIIFLFDKFMLNKKEKLYVDIFEKNGGRSATLCISRRRLLQPKVI; this is encoded by the coding sequence ATGAATTATAAAATAACCATACTGTTAAGTTTTTTACTGTCGTGTTACACAACTAACAGCCAAACTAATCTGGCTCCTTTGCATAATCAGGATACGTTATATGTGTCAGACATAAAAACCACTCATCTTCTGTTTGAAGAAAATATTAAGTATGTTGATATTGGTTCTCCGTATTTTGTGGCAGATACCCTGCAACAAATGATAAGGCTAAAACATGTAGGGGAAGAATTGGAGGATGTTAAAAGCCAACTTTCCAACCTTACCGTAATTACCAAAAAAGGCAGGTTTTATTCTATTTATTTAGGATATGACCGATTTGCAACTCCTGTTAGCTATGAAGTTAAAAAATCTCCGCAAATAGTTCCGGCTTTTAAAGAACAGGAAGAAAAAGAGATTAAAAAAGAAGAAAATATGGCTGCACTGTGTAGCCTGATCGCCAAATTCCAGTCAAACGTCCATATCGCAAACCGATGGGGTGAAGACCTGGAAATTGATGCCACCGGTATTTTTTATGTAGATGAAAAAATAGGCATCCGGATACATTTAAAAAACTATTCGAATATTGATTTTGATATAGACCATATCCTGTTCAGGACTAAACTCCATAAAAGATTTAGTGCCGATTACCTGTACCAGGAGCGGGTTATTGAACCAATAAATATCTGCACAGATACCTTTGAAATTGCCGGTGATGGCAGCCTCACCATAATATTTTTATTTGACAAATTCATGCTCAATAAAAAAGAAAAACTGTATGTAGATATTTTTGAAAAAAACGGGGGGAGGTCGGCTACCTTATGTATTTCAAGGAGGAGATTATTACAACCTAAAGTTATTTAA
- a CDS encoding LytR/AlgR family response regulator transcription factor has product MKELNVIIVEKDPLNLKSINSTLARNYQHSMVPTVAPSVKDAYKFIEENEYDLIFVDIDIKKDDISNLLGEITSRLHDEELIVVSQNKDHAFESFRYSAIDYIMKPLCIEDIDNAMEKAKRNIELKILLNEKAGITSFEKPKRIVAVPSLTEVKILNVKDIIYLQSDGRYTVFHTINNHSVVSSKNLGHYEKLLIHNSFFRIHHSYLVNVDFALNVCKKGGAYLEVLDKKYLPISKRKADAFYRFLDM; this is encoded by the coding sequence ATGAAAGAGTTAAATGTTATTATTGTTGAAAAAGATCCTCTCAACTTAAAATCTATTAATAGTACTTTAGCCCGTAATTATCAACATAGTATGGTGCCTACCGTGGCTCCTTCGGTAAAGGATGCCTATAAGTTTATTGAAGAGAATGAGTATGACTTAATTTTTGTGGATATCGATATTAAAAAGGATGATATATCTAATTTACTGGGAGAAATAACTTCCAGGTTACACGATGAAGAATTGATTGTAGTATCACAAAATAAAGATCACGCTTTTGAGTCATTCAGGTATTCGGCAATTGATTATATCATGAAACCCTTATGTATAGAAGATATTGACAATGCCATGGAAAAGGCAAAACGGAATATAGAATTAAAAATTCTCCTTAATGAAAAAGCAGGGATAACCTCTTTTGAAAAACCAAAGAGAATAGTGGCAGTACCATCTTTAACTGAGGTTAAAATATTAAATGTTAAAGACATTATATATCTTCAATCCGACGGAAGGTATACAGTATTTCATACCATTAATAATCATTCTGTTGTTTCCAGTAAAAATTTAGGGCACTATGAAAAATTATTAATCCATAACAGCTTTTTTAGGATCCATCATTCCTACCTGGTAAATGTTGATTTTGCCTTGAACGTATGTAAAAAAGGAGGAGCTTATTTGGAAGTGCTAGATAAAAAATACCTGCCTATTTCCAAAAGGAAAGCCGATGCCTTTTACAGGTTTTTAGATATGTAA
- a CDS encoding TraG family conjugative transposon ATPase, with protein MNSSTIDKIFPIYAVENDLLVSKKGDVSIAYKLELPQIFSLDLIALNRINKMFDKIICSLPADTIIQKQDYFYVENLKTPVSNGEHFLSRSDNNFFYEKPALKHECYLFFTKDSKSTVSITSSPKLYEKYIEEMDSFLKTVTSGISYLEKEENFFVKKLNSDEILNILGKYFSLNQEGSESLTDLFFDKRLQVGKNIGEIYAITSSDQLPLILNPTKKHIEFSTQKTNFHIPYIQPICLGLECNHIYNQVIYIEKSEKIFSKLKTKLNQFKSLAILSKENEVTYHQIDELVNNVIEKELKFVNQHFNITLWDISEQQLENNCTKLENSFKDLGITPYQIKHGIKDVYLNNAPGATTNIPQDYRFIGISEQTPLFINFESYNKGNKDGILFCDRKNNAPVRLDLWDEPLKRGHIVNRNRLIFGPSGTGKSFLINHIASQYYEQGHHIVMIDIGNSYKKLCQLVNGKYYAYDVDKPLRFNPFYFNAPEEVTTDKKVFLTSLVLFLWKGEDKFKREEKQIIGLYLDRFYEYIFSHNEVFPNLSSFYEFVDTTEVMEDQNKYFDKISFQLSLKDFHDGKYSQILNSKNRIDLVKERFIVFEMDNIKDHPVLFPLVTMLCIDVIMEKIRQLPEVKKSIFIDECWKPISKGDMAEFIKYLYKTVRKFYGEVAIATQDVEDILDTPAGPAMINNTDTMILLSHKKKMAVKDKFASYLSFTESDLVKLFSTDKREVFIKVGSSSNVYKLSVSPERYACYTSNADENNSILGIFNKTNNMELALKEFTEKK; from the coding sequence ATGAATAGTAGCACTATAGATAAAATATTTCCAATTTATGCGGTAGAGAATGATTTACTGGTCTCTAAAAAAGGAGATGTCAGTATTGCCTATAAGCTGGAACTTCCGCAAATATTTTCATTGGATCTAATAGCCCTGAACCGTATAAATAAAATGTTTGATAAGATTATATGCTCTTTGCCTGCAGATACTATAATACAAAAGCAGGATTATTTTTATGTGGAAAATCTGAAAACACCGGTATCCAATGGTGAACATTTTTTATCCCGGAGTGATAATAATTTTTTTTACGAAAAGCCTGCATTAAAACATGAATGTTATTTATTCTTTACAAAAGATTCAAAAAGTACAGTAAGCATAACCAGTTCTCCTAAACTTTATGAAAAATATATAGAAGAAATGGATAGCTTTCTTAAAACGGTTACTTCCGGTATTTCCTACCTCGAAAAAGAAGAGAATTTTTTTGTAAAAAAATTAAACAGTGATGAAATACTCAATATCCTCGGAAAATATTTTTCGTTAAATCAGGAAGGCAGCGAATCACTTACCGATCTTTTTTTTGACAAAAGGCTTCAGGTAGGAAAAAATATAGGAGAAATTTATGCAATAACCTCATCTGACCAATTACCTTTAATACTAAATCCGACCAAAAAACATATTGAGTTTTCTACACAGAAAACCAATTTTCATATTCCATATATTCAACCAATTTGTTTGGGGCTGGAATGTAATCACATATATAACCAGGTTATTTACATTGAGAAATCCGAAAAAATTTTCTCAAAATTAAAAACAAAGCTGAACCAGTTTAAAAGTTTAGCTATTCTTTCTAAAGAAAACGAAGTTACCTATCATCAAATAGATGAACTGGTTAACAATGTAATAGAAAAAGAACTAAAATTCGTAAATCAACATTTTAACATAACCCTTTGGGATATTTCCGAACAACAATTGGAAAACAATTGTACTAAACTGGAAAATTCTTTTAAAGATTTAGGGATTACCCCCTATCAAATTAAGCACGGAATAAAAGATGTATACTTAAATAATGCTCCCGGTGCCACTACTAACATCCCCCAAGATTACAGATTTATAGGAATTTCGGAGCAAACACCCCTTTTTATCAACTTTGAAAGTTATAACAAAGGCAATAAAGACGGAATCTTATTTTGCGACAGAAAAAATAATGCCCCGGTACGTTTGGATCTTTGGGATGAGCCTCTAAAAAGAGGACATATTGTAAACAGGAACCGGTTAATCTTTGGTCCATCAGGAACCGGAAAATCTTTTTTAATAAACCACATTGCCAGTCAGTATTATGAGCAGGGGCATCATATTGTTATGATAGACATAGGTAATTCATATAAAAAATTATGTCAGCTGGTAAATGGAAAATATTATGCTTATGATGTAGATAAACCCCTGCGTTTTAACCCTTTCTATTTTAATGCCCCTGAGGAAGTAACCACCGATAAAAAAGTTTTTCTAACCTCTTTAGTCCTTTTTCTATGGAAAGGTGAGGATAAATTTAAAAGAGAGGAAAAACAAATTATCGGCCTTTACCTCGACAGGTTTTACGAATATATTTTTTCACACAACGAAGTGTTCCCCAACTTGTCTTCATTCTATGAGTTTGTTGACACCACTGAGGTGATGGAAGATCAAAACAAATATTTTGACAAAATAAGTTTTCAGCTATCGCTCAAAGATTTTCATGATGGCAAATACAGCCAGATTCTTAACTCAAAGAACAGGATAGATTTGGTTAAAGAAAGGTTTATTGTATTTGAAATGGACAATATTAAAGACCATCCTGTTTTATTTCCCCTGGTTACCATGTTGTGTATTGATGTAATCATGGAAAAAATAAGGCAACTGCCGGAGGTTAAAAAATCAATATTTATTGATGAATGCTGGAAACCTATTTCAAAAGGAGACATGGCCGAGTTTATTAAATATTTATATAAAACCGTTAGGAAATTTTATGGTGAAGTTGCCATTGCAACACAAGATGTAGAAGATATTCTCGATACCCCCGCCGGCCCTGCCATGATTAATAATACCGATACCATGATCTTATTGTCTCACAAGAAAAAAATGGCCGTTAAAGATAAATTCGCCAGTTATTTATCGTTTACCGAATCTGATCTTGTAAAGCTTTTCTCCACTGATAAAAGAGAAGTTTTTATAAAAGTGGGCAGCTCATCAAATGTATATAAATTAAGTGTTTCACCCGAGCGATATGCCTGCTATACTTCCAATGCCGACGAGAATAATTCCATTTTGGGAATATTCAATAAAACCAATAATATGGAACTGGCCTTAAAAGAATTTACTGAAAAAAAATAA
- a CDS encoding DUF4134 family protein, which produces MKKMIKLKLEIQKYINPGVVKNILKTPKKNYIFFLLFLCCLPVFSQTGGASEVTSKINQWGQTIKTILNAVVGIFSFVGGFLIFIQYMQGNEQAQKNFIRFIIGLAIFGLVALIANIFIDGNVTP; this is translated from the coding sequence ATGAAAAAAATGATAAAACTTAAATTAGAAATTCAAAAGTATATTAACCCGGGGGTAGTAAAAAACATCCTTAAAACCCCTAAAAAGAACTATATCTTTTTCCTGCTCTTTCTTTGTTGCCTTCCTGTTTTCTCACAAACCGGAGGTGCATCTGAAGTAACATCAAAAATAAACCAATGGGGGCAAACTATTAAAACTATTTTAAATGCAGTAGTAGGTATCTTCTCATTTGTTGGCGGATTTCTCATTTTCATCCAATACATGCAAGGTAATGAACAAGCTCAAAAGAACTTTATCCGCTTCATTATAGGACTGGCGATCTTTGGGCTGGTGGCTTTAATAGCCAATATATTTATTGATGGAAATGTTACACCGTAA
- the traM gene encoding conjugative transposon protein TraM produces the protein MDNKKKKIIMVLGSILIIVAFIGYMRYIVFPPKTPSAQNGNTITITTPEVDEQKLLPQSKIKNYGLEGTEKSDENQTIKNLGGYYNSEEDSSETVPIIEGNIPKNSKLAELMQFNDQEENENLSDPSLERANNQEEEDINAELIKLMELQDQFLNQSAQSTHNEDYNNMKEIETLLQSYSQHSSGYNNQGEANVMDVDPKEEETEMKPNSSRSKSFAKQRNYFQGAGSISNTDDVLDLIPAETVDQGILLNGSTIAIRTKKQIKISKPEVSIPKGAVLYGKVSIAPDRLMIQINSYRNNAKLYKLDIHLYDFDGREGIHLGNRTWPTIPSKVAKDVYNYAYQKGTQATSTFGSTDNSVDLDEAKNIAILSSAKHIGEEVFEKRRVFMPRKYHLWFNINQE, from the coding sequence ATGGATAATAAAAAGAAAAAAATAATAATGGTCCTAGGGTCTATTTTGATAATAGTAGCTTTTATTGGCTATATGAGATATATTGTGTTCCCGCCAAAAACACCTTCGGCACAAAATGGTAACACTATTACCATTACTACTCCGGAAGTAGATGAACAAAAATTGCTCCCCCAATCTAAAATAAAAAATTACGGCCTCGAAGGAACGGAAAAATCGGATGAGAACCAGACCATAAAAAATCTGGGGGGCTATTATAACTCGGAAGAAGACTCATCGGAAACAGTACCTATAATAGAAGGCAATATTCCAAAAAACAGTAAACTGGCCGAACTCATGCAATTTAATGACCAGGAAGAAAACGAAAATCTTTCTGACCCTTCCCTGGAAAGGGCTAATAATCAGGAAGAAGAAGATATCAATGCAGAGCTAATTAAATTAATGGAGTTGCAGGATCAGTTTTTAAATCAATCAGCGCAGTCAACTCATAATGAAGATTACAACAATATGAAAGAGATTGAAACCCTTCTTCAATCTTACAGCCAACATAGTTCAGGCTATAATAACCAGGGTGAAGCTAACGTGATGGATGTAGACCCGAAAGAAGAAGAAACAGAAATGAAACCTAATAGCAGTAGAAGTAAAAGCTTTGCCAAACAACGAAATTATTTTCAAGGAGCCGGATCAATCAGTAATACAGACGATGTACTTGATTTAATACCTGCCGAAACCGTAGATCAGGGCATTTTACTAAACGGAAGTACCATTGCCATTAGAACGAAAAAGCAAATAAAAATCAGCAAGCCTGAAGTGTCAATCCCCAAAGGAGCTGTACTATATGGTAAAGTCAGCATAGCCCCTGACAGACTGATGATTCAAATTAACAGTTACCGTAACAATGCAAAACTCTATAAACTGGACATACATCTTTATGATTTTGATGGCAGGGAAGGCATTCATTTAGGAAACAGAACCTGGCCCACAATTCCATCAAAAGTGGCAAAAGATGTATATAACTATGCATACCAAAAGGGAACGCAGGCCACATCAACTTTTGGGAGTACAGATAACAGTGTAGACCTTGATGAAGCAAAAAACATTGCTATTCTCTCTTCTGCAAAACATATAGGAGAAGAAGTGTTTGAGAAAAGAAGAGTGTTTATGCCCAGAAAATATCATTTGTGGTTTAATATAAATCAAGAATAA
- a CDS encoding type IV secretory system conjugative DNA transfer family protein, producing the protein MKDRLSIDILIIFVFAICLLLLYTDIYSSYLNYFTSNGLNYKYVNKVLVSLYKKAPLFQYSIFTRFICLSLFTIASFGFSVKKKPANKKSFLLHAIIILCVSVIAFHLISLFDTPILLNLAVTSISFSSFIWSFINLRRYLNYYDHVDEFNEKNQIFKQEKKVMNNLYSVNFKTDNGVINVVNPFRGTMVLGTPGSGKSYSVVEEYIRQHIQKKFTMMVYDFKFPALANETHAFFEYYKKKYEKEPNFSVISLDNIEQSNFINPISPDLISKASDAIEASQTVLYNLNKEWITNRDFFAQSAVSYFACCIYFLKIYENGKFCTLPHAIALASCPDEKIFKIFTSYKELKFFMTPFADALEKQAFEQLAGQTASARIPLSQLATKELFWVMGNNVYPELNIPLGINNPENPTILVLANSPATQTTNSPALGLIATQLLKEINTQNRQPCSVIIDELPTMYFMGLDNLIATARSNKISTTIGMQDLEQLKRDYGDKIADTIFNIVGNIFSGAVRSETASKLQEVFGKKKQKMKSVSIDSSNTSYSISENLEYVMPVSVISQLSQGEFTGVVSDNFGEEIERKVFRGKIKVEKRYDKINEPIPNIIDMEDLTDLLDGNFNRIVEEVDILIDNILYDLETSKVNNQNDKNNQNNQNHEN; encoded by the coding sequence ATGAAGGATAGGCTCTCTATAGATATACTTATTATCTTTGTATTCGCAATATGTTTATTATTGCTATACACGGATATTTATAGTTCTTATTTAAACTATTTTACCTCTAATGGCCTTAATTACAAATATGTTAACAAGGTTTTGGTAAGTTTATATAAGAAAGCACCCTTATTTCAATATTCCATTTTTACAAGGTTTATATGTTTGAGCCTGTTTACAATTGCCTCGTTTGGTTTTAGTGTTAAGAAAAAGCCTGCGAATAAAAAAAGTTTTCTTTTACATGCCATTATTATTTTATGTGTAAGTGTTATTGCTTTTCATTTAATTTCACTTTTTGACACCCCAATATTATTAAACCTGGCTGTTACCTCAATTTCTTTCTCTTCGTTTATCTGGAGTTTTATAAACCTCCGGCGGTATTTAAATTACTATGATCATGTAGACGAGTTTAATGAAAAAAACCAAATTTTCAAACAAGAGAAAAAAGTAATGAACAATCTTTATTCGGTAAATTTTAAAACCGATAATGGGGTAATCAATGTGGTGAATCCGTTTCGTGGTACAATGGTGCTGGGTACGCCCGGTTCGGGTAAATCCTATTCGGTTGTTGAAGAATATATACGCCAGCATATTCAGAAAAAATTTACCATGATGGTTTATGATTTTAAATTTCCGGCACTGGCGAATGAAACCCATGCCTTTTTTGAATATTACAAAAAGAAATATGAGAAAGAGCCCAATTTTAGTGTCATTTCCCTGGATAATATTGAGCAGTCAAATTTTATAAATCCCATAAGCCCTGATTTAATTAGCAAAGCCTCCGATGCTATAGAGGCTTCCCAAACTGTTTTATATAATTTAAATAAGGAGTGGATTACTAACAGGGATTTCTTTGCCCAGTCCGCTGTATCGTATTTTGCTTGTTGTATATACTTTCTTAAAATATATGAAAATGGTAAGTTTTGTACATTACCCCATGCAATAGCCCTTGCATCCTGTCCGGATGAAAAAATTTTTAAAATATTCACTTCCTACAAAGAACTTAAATTTTTCATGACTCCTTTTGCTGATGCTCTTGAAAAACAGGCTTTTGAACAACTTGCCGGACAAACTGCTTCGGCCAGGATACCGCTATCGCAGTTAGCTACCAAAGAATTGTTTTGGGTAATGGGAAATAACGTTTATCCTGAACTCAATATCCCATTGGGTATTAATAATCCGGAAAACCCCACCATATTGGTATTGGCAAATTCGCCAGCCACCCAAACTACCAATTCGCCCGCCCTGGGCTTGATCGCTACCCAATTATTAAAAGAGATTAATACCCAAAACCGCCAACCCTGTTCGGTTATTATTGATGAGTTACCCACCATGTACTTTATGGGCCTGGATAATTTAATAGCAACAGCAAGGTCAAACAAAATATCCACAACTATTGGAATGCAGGACCTGGAACAGTTAAAGCGGGATTATGGCGATAAAATTGCCGATACCATATTTAATATAGTAGGAAATATTTTCAGCGGTGCGGTACGAAGCGAAACCGCAAGTAAACTTCAGGAAGTTTTTGGCAAAAAGAAACAAAAAATGAAAAGTGTATCTATAGATAGTAGCAATACCTCCTACAGCATAAGTGAAAACCTGGAATATGTTATGCCTGTTTCTGTTATTTCACAGTTGTCTCAAGGTGAATTTACCGGTGTGGTATCAGACAACTTCGGGGAGGAAATTGAAAGAAAAGTTTTCAGGGGTAAAATAAAAGTAGAAAAGCGATATGATAAAATAAATGAACCTATTCCTAATATTATTGACATGGAAGACCTGACAGATTTATTGGATGGTAATTTTAATAGAATTGTGGAAGAAGTAGACATTCTGATAGACAATATATTATATGATTTGGAAACTAGTAAAGTGAATAATCAGAATGACAAGAATAATCAGAATAACCAGAATCATGAGAATTAA